In Pasteurella multocida subsp. multocida OH4807, a genomic segment contains:
- a CDS encoding N5-glutamine S-adenosyl-L-methionine-dependent methyltransferase (COG2890 Methylase of polypeptide chain release factors), which yields MGHNQELIETIMADQVHHDLHTIQDFLRWTYSTFNRSDIYYGHGYDNAWDETLQLVLATLDLPIDFPSELYTTRLTRSEKKVLVRLIIQRIEKRIPIAYLTHQAWFCGLNFYIDERVIVPRSPISALIQSDFANLLQTKPKRILDMCTGSGCIAIACATQFPDAEVDAVDLSADALNVAEINIERHNMLHRVYPIQSDLFNDLPIDQYDLIVTNPPYVDEEDLDEMPAEFQHEPDMALGSGIDGLEITKRILAKATDYLTENGLLVCEVGNSMVHLMEQYPDVPFNWVELKNGGLGVFTLTKAELLKHQSRFISSF from the coding sequence ATGGGACATAATCAAGAACTTATTGAAACTATCATGGCCGACCAAGTGCATCATGATTTACATACAATCCAAGATTTCCTACGCTGGACTTACAGCACCTTTAATCGTTCTGATATTTATTATGGTCATGGCTATGATAATGCGTGGGATGAAACTTTACAGCTTGTTTTAGCCACATTGGATTTACCCATCGATTTTCCAAGTGAGCTCTATACAACAAGGTTAACCCGATCAGAAAAAAAAGTCTTAGTTCGCCTTATCATCCAGCGTATTGAAAAACGTATCCCGATTGCTTATCTCACTCACCAAGCGTGGTTTTGTGGTTTAAATTTCTACATTGATGAGCGTGTAATCGTCCCTCGTTCGCCAATTAGCGCATTAATCCAATCAGATTTTGCCAATTTACTCCAGACTAAACCTAAACGTATTTTAGATATGTGTACGGGGAGTGGTTGTATCGCCATAGCTTGTGCGACACAATTTCCTGATGCCGAAGTCGATGCGGTTGATTTATCTGCTGATGCGTTGAATGTGGCAGAAATTAATATCGAACGTCATAATATGTTACATCGCGTTTATCCAATTCAATCTGACTTATTTAATGATTTACCTATCGACCAATACGATCTGATCGTGACCAATCCACCTTATGTAGATGAAGAAGACTTAGACGAAATGCCCGCTGAATTTCAGCACGAGCCTGATATGGCATTAGGTTCTGGTATAGATGGACTTGAGATCACAAAACGCATCTTGGCGAAAGCGACTGACTATCTTACGGAAAATGGTCTACTCGTCTGTGAGGTCGGTAACAGCATGGTCCATCTTATGGAACAATACCCAGATGTCCCGTTCAACTGGGTTGAGCTCAAAAATGGCGGACTAGGTGTGTTTACGCTCACAAAAGCAGAATTACTTAAGCATCAATCACGCTTTATTTCATCCTTTTAA
- a CDS encoding electron transport complex protein RsxA (COG4657 Predicted NADH:ubiquinone oxidoreductase, subunit RnfA) has protein sequence MTEYLLLIISTALINNFVLVKFLGLCPFMGVSKKIETAIGMSLATMFVLTVASISAYLIDTYILSPLNATFLRTLVFILVIAVVVQFTEMVINKTSPTLYRLLGIFLPLITTNCAVLGVALLNINLAHNLTQSIIYGFGASLGFGLVLVLFAALRERLAAADVPAIFRGAAIALITAGLMSLAFMGFAGLVRL, from the coding sequence ATGACTGAATATCTTCTCCTTATTATTAGTACTGCATTAATTAACAACTTTGTCCTAGTAAAATTTCTAGGACTCTGTCCGTTCATGGGGGTTTCAAAAAAAATTGAAACCGCTATTGGCATGAGTCTAGCGACCATGTTTGTGCTCACCGTTGCGTCCATTTCAGCCTATTTAATTGATACCTACATTCTCAGTCCATTAAACGCAACTTTTTTACGCACTTTGGTTTTTATCTTAGTGATTGCAGTCGTCGTTCAATTCACCGAAATGGTCATTAACAAAACCAGCCCAACACTATATCGTTTATTGGGTATTTTTCTGCCGTTAATTACAACAAACTGTGCAGTGCTTGGTGTAGCACTATTAAATATCAACTTAGCTCATAACTTGACGCAATCTATTATTTATGGTTTTGGTGCGTCGCTGGGTTTTGGTCTTGTGCTCGTCTTATTTGCCGCACTACGCGAACGTTTAGCCGCTGCAGATGTTCCTGCTATTTTTCGTGGTGCAGCCATTGCCCTCATCACAGCAGGGTTAATGTCACTGGCTTTTATGGGTTTTGCTGGATTAGTACGACTATGA
- a CDS encoding outer membrane protein (COG3203 Outer membrane protein (porin)), with protein MKKTIVALAVAAFAATSANAAVVYNQDGTKLEVKGSVRLLLQKAKDKRADLLNDGSRLEVAASHNLGEGLTALAYGRVDLGASNFKKDAEKDSVELARLYAGFKYDGVGTLTFGRQLTNGDDLGYAGYSEKVDGLSQHVVDIGNKVVHFKSADFNGFTFGADYIFDDSSAKKTMVPGQSETVKDPNNKGYVLAAFYERKMDDFGFGLQAGYSRVDTTEAKIQKEDNKKAFTVAGQLSYAQFAFGVDYSREKEHLSKTKTDTLLFGVKYDLTDMAKLYAVAGKEKAKVDGKTTEKVNHFGLGMGYKLHANVQTFLEYGKTNTKKYVGDAVTKTKDHSVNLGLRVFF; from the coding sequence ATGAAAAAGACAATCGTAGCATTAGCAGTCGCAGCATTCGCTGCAACTTCAGCAAACGCAGCTGTAGTTTATAACCAAGATGGTACTAAACTTGAAGTTAAAGGTTCTGTACGTTTACTTCTACAAAAAGCAAAAGATAAACGTGCTGATTTATTAAATGATGGTTCACGTTTAGAAGTGGCTGCATCGCACAACTTAGGCGAAGGTTTAACAGCATTAGCATATGGTCGTGTAGATCTAGGAGCTAGTAACTTCAAAAAAGATGCTGAAAAAGATAGCGTAGAATTAGCTAGATTATATGCAGGTTTTAAATATGATGGTGTAGGTACATTAACATTCGGTAGACAATTAACCAATGGTGATGATTTAGGCTATGCTGGTTATAGTGAAAAAGTTGATGGTTTATCGCAACACGTTGTAGATATTGGTAATAAAGTAGTTCACTTCAAATCAGCTGATTTCAATGGTTTCACTTTTGGTGCTGACTATATTTTTGATGATTCTTCTGCTAAAAAAACAATGGTACCTGGTCAATCGGAAACAGTAAAAGATCCAAATAATAAAGGTTATGTTTTAGCAGCTTTCTATGAGCGTAAAATGGATGACTTTGGCTTTGGTTTACAAGCAGGCTATAGCCGTGTAGATACAACTGAAGCTAAAATTCAAAAAGAAGATAATAAAAAGGCATTTACTGTAGCTGGTCAACTTTCTTATGCACAATTTGCTTTCGGTGTTGATTACAGCCGTGAAAAAGAGCATCTTTCTAAAACCAAAACAGATACTTTATTATTTGGTGTTAAATATGATTTGACTGATATGGCTAAACTTTATGCTGTGGCAGGTAAAGAGAAAGCTAAAGTAGATGGTAAAACAACTGAAAAAGTTAATCACTTTGGTTTAGGTATGGGATATAAACTTCATGCTAACGTACAAACTTTCTTAGAGTATGGTAAAACAAATACTAAGAAATATGTAGGAGATGCAGTAACAAAAACTAAAGATCATTCTGTGAATTTAGGTTTACGCGTATTCTTCTAA
- a CDS encoding hypothetical protein (COG1289 Predicted membrane protein), producing MHHWLNAKVIATIPIFIAVNFAAFAIWLFDISEQSMPLILGIIAGGLVDLDNRLTGRLKNVFYTLIAFSISSITVQMSIGHGFQFTLLMTAMTFLFTMVGAIGQRYSTIAFGTLVIALYTTLSYTPETIWFINPIMILCGTLLYSITTLIVHLFFPNRPVQESIAKSFIALGEYLDAKALFFDPDDIEQLANKEVNLAMKNSGLIDAFNTARTALFYRIRGQHRHRRTTKMIRYYFTAQDIHERANSSLFHYPSLAEQLKNTDLIFRIQRLFELQAQACREIGVSLQQNKAYHYNNKVEKAIIGLTHSFDLYSQTHPNDEQTLLNLKTLIENLRTTEWQLNHLDQESTPYEQSATAQIHTEQVRGLYNIFYAIKSHCDVNSQLFRHAVRLSLVVFTACSIVEFFHLNLGYWILLTSVFVCQPNYSATKMRLKQRIIGTILGVIIGSLLPYINPTLELQLGLIVATSTLFFFFRSNNYSFSTFFITLQVLISFDVMGFDLHNAMFSRVIDTLIGAAIAWFAVSYLWPDWKYLQLDKVSRQAIKSDAKYLLYVISQLQFGKGDNLKYRIVRRHAHENATALSTTLSNMNNEPQKYQTHLHKGFELLKINYSLLSYISTLGAYRNNMKQLQQSTEFLSGFYPIAKKIIYVLEHIEKLRPDVFTKLQERIKTDLALANAEQSQHLLQPQFSVPIQQLNMISQILPSLYTTFHQVNLDIKQN from the coding sequence ATGCATCACTGGTTAAATGCAAAAGTCATTGCCACGATCCCCATTTTTATCGCTGTTAATTTTGCGGCATTTGCAATTTGGTTATTTGATATTTCCGAGCAAAGTATGCCGCTTATTTTAGGGATTATTGCAGGAGGCTTAGTTGACTTAGATAACCGTTTAACTGGTCGACTCAAAAATGTGTTTTATACCCTCATCGCCTTCTCAATTTCCTCAATAACCGTCCAAATGAGTATTGGTCATGGCTTTCAATTTACCCTATTAATGACAGCCATGACTTTTCTGTTCACAATGGTCGGTGCCATTGGGCAACGTTATAGCACAATTGCCTTTGGCACACTTGTGATCGCGCTGTATACCACATTATCTTATACGCCAGAAACGATTTGGTTTATCAATCCGATCATGATTCTGTGCGGAACATTACTGTACAGTATCACGACATTAATTGTTCACCTCTTTTTCCCTAATCGTCCAGTACAAGAAAGTATCGCCAAATCCTTTATCGCTTTAGGGGAATACTTAGATGCCAAGGCCCTCTTTTTTGATCCAGATGATATTGAGCAATTGGCGAATAAAGAAGTGAATTTGGCAATGAAAAATAGTGGATTAATTGATGCGTTTAATACTGCACGGACTGCCCTTTTTTATCGTATTCGAGGTCAGCATCGACATCGTCGAACCACAAAAATGATCCGTTACTACTTTACTGCACAAGATATCCATGAACGTGCTAATTCCAGTTTATTTCATTACCCTTCTCTCGCAGAACAACTTAAAAATACGGATCTGATTTTCCGTATTCAACGCCTATTTGAATTGCAAGCACAAGCATGCCGAGAAATCGGTGTCAGTTTACAACAGAATAAAGCATATCATTACAATAATAAGGTTGAAAAAGCAATCATTGGCTTAACTCACTCATTCGATCTGTACAGCCAAACCCACCCTAACGATGAACAGACATTACTTAATTTAAAAACATTAATTGAAAACTTACGCACAACAGAATGGCAATTAAACCATTTAGATCAGGAATCGACCCCGTATGAACAGTCTGCTACAGCGCAAATTCATACTGAGCAAGTACGAGGTCTCTACAATATTTTCTACGCCATAAAAAGCCACTGTGATGTGAACTCCCAATTATTTCGTCATGCCGTCCGACTTTCTTTGGTTGTCTTCACTGCCTGCTCTATCGTGGAGTTTTTCCACTTAAATCTTGGCTATTGGATTTTACTGACTTCAGTTTTTGTCTGCCAACCCAATTATTCAGCGACAAAAATGCGTTTAAAACAGCGCATTATTGGAACAATTCTAGGGGTAATCATTGGTTCACTCTTACCTTATATTAATCCAACATTGGAGCTTCAACTCGGCTTAATTGTCGCAACGAGTACCCTTTTCTTCTTTTTTAGAAGCAATAACTACAGTTTTTCAACTTTCTTTATTACATTACAAGTGTTAATCAGTTTTGATGTCATGGGTTTTGATTTGCATAATGCGATGTTTTCTCGTGTCATTGACACACTCATTGGTGCCGCTATTGCCTGGTTTGCTGTCTCTTATTTATGGCCAGATTGGAAATACTTGCAATTAGATAAAGTCAGCCGACAAGCGATTAAAAGTGATGCAAAATACTTACTTTATGTCATTAGCCAATTACAATTTGGTAAAGGAGATAATTTAAAATATCGTATTGTGCGTCGCCATGCCCATGAAAATGCGACAGCACTAAGTACAACACTTTCGAATATGAATAATGAGCCACAAAAATATCAGACTCACTTACACAAAGGCTTTGAATTATTAAAAATTAATTATTCATTATTAAGTTATATTTCTACGCTAGGGGCTTATCGTAATAACATGAAACAACTGCAACAAAGTACCGAATTTTTATCGGGATTTTACCCTATTGCAAAGAAAATTATCTATGTGTTAGAGCACATTGAAAAGCTACGACCTGATGTCTTCACTAAATTACAAGAACGAATTAAAACTGATTTAGCCTTGGCTAATGCAGAACAGAGTCAACATCTACTCCAACCGCAATTTAGTGTGCCTATTCAGCAGTTGAATATGATTAGTCAGATCTTACCTTCGCTTTATACGACTTTTCACCAAGTTAATTTAGACATCAAGCAAAATTAA
- a CDS encoding hypothetical protein (COG2840 Uncharacterized protein conserved in bacteria) translates to MLEQDEIDLFRAEIKGVKALKQDKRVMPRQKQVIKRSPLREIREKEDTLFYFSDEYEPLLNEESAVKYLREGEDSHLLKQLRRGDFSPELFLDLHGLTKEQAKLELASLIQACEHEHIYCASVMTGYGSYILKRQIPRWLVQHPKVRALHQAPKAWGGDAAILILLDV, encoded by the coding sequence ATGCTAGAGCAAGATGAAATCGATTTGTTTCGTGCTGAAATAAAAGGGGTTAAAGCTCTGAAACAAGATAAACGGGTTATGCCTCGTCAAAAGCAGGTTATCAAACGATCGCCTTTACGTGAAATTCGAGAGAAAGAAGACACGTTGTTTTATTTTTCTGATGAGTATGAACCATTATTGAATGAAGAAAGTGCGGTGAAATATTTGAGAGAAGGAGAAGATTCACATTTATTAAAACAATTACGTCGTGGTGATTTTTCTCCTGAATTATTTTTAGATTTACATGGATTAACAAAAGAGCAAGCTAAGTTAGAATTGGCGAGTTTAATCCAGGCATGTGAACATGAGCATATTTATTGTGCCAGCGTGATGACAGGCTATGGTTCTTATATTCTTAAGCGTCAGATTCCACGCTGGTTAGTGCAACATCCTAAAGTACGAGCATTGCACCAAGCCCCAAAAGCCTGGGGCGGTGATGCTGCAATTTTAATTTTGCTTGATGTCTAA
- a CDS encoding electron transport complex protein RnfB (COG2878 Predicted NADH:ubiquinone oxidoreductase, subunit RnfB), giving the protein MTSTLYLILIAITLLALIFGAILGVASVKLKVDADPIVEKIDALLPQSQCGQCGYPGCKPYAEAIAHGDDITKCIPGGQTVIINIAELMGVEPPSTEVEGDPVPMVAFIDESMCIGCTKCIQACPVDAIIGTNKAMHTIIPDLCTGCELCVPPCPTDCISMIKVKSNIDNWNWKFDPKLVIPIVDTTTTQKKFIKGE; this is encoded by the coding sequence ATGACATCAACCCTATATCTCATCTTAATCGCAATTACCCTCCTCGCACTCATCTTTGGTGCGATTTTAGGGGTTGCTTCAGTCAAACTGAAAGTAGATGCCGATCCAATCGTAGAGAAAATTGATGCATTACTTCCACAAAGCCAATGTGGGCAATGTGGCTACCCAGGGTGTAAACCCTACGCGGAAGCCATTGCACATGGTGATGACATCACAAAATGTATTCCTGGCGGACAAACTGTCATTATTAATATCGCTGAATTAATGGGGGTAGAGCCCCCCTCTACTGAAGTAGAAGGTGATCCCGTTCCAATGGTCGCGTTCATTGATGAATCAATGTGCATAGGCTGCACTAAGTGTATTCAAGCTTGTCCAGTAGATGCCATTATTGGCACAAACAAAGCGATGCATACAATTATTCCTGACTTATGTACAGGCTGTGAGCTTTGTGTTCCACCTTGTCCAACAGATTGTATTTCAATGATCAAAGTAAAAAGTAATATTGATAACTGGAATTGGAAATTTGACCCAAAACTTGTTATTCCCATCGTAGATACCACAACAACACAGAAGAAATTCATTAAAGGGGAATAA